A stretch of Mytilus edulis chromosome 11, xbMytEdul2.2, whole genome shotgun sequence DNA encodes these proteins:
- the LOC139494267 gene encoding zinc finger protein 226-like, with product MSDKQNTDICLTLDVTTGFMIVKFDGTTTSVISPLEEVATVADCMIATLDETTGFMIATLDETTGFMIATLDETTTPGTFPLDETTTPGNSPLDETTKSMISPLDKTTSQLVQEETKGMRQKLHGHVITNTGEKPYLCNVCGERFKVKQTSYYRHIKTHTEEKPHKCNVCGERFNQRSFYRHVKTHTEEKPHKCNVCGERFTQSSFYRHVKVHTDEKLFICDVCGEGFFTKQKLQGHNRIHINENSFKCEICYKGFKSKYTLQGHIRIHTGDIPFKCEICFKGFNNKQVLKAHIRTHNGDKPFECDICGKTFVVKGRLKNHSRIHTGERPFKCNRCGKDFSDRSAFSRHMKLHTGDKPHKCDVCGQRFFRNQHLQTHKRKHTGDRPYKCNLCGKMLNHSQSLTLHMRIHTGDKPYKCEVCGRGFSQSGNLQKHMITHAKDTPYKCDVCGKVFRHCQSLKGHMRTHTGHAMTRNKPYKCDVCGNMFSYRKSLKLHMRTHTGDKPYKCEVCGKGFSQSGNLQTHMRTHTGDKPYKCEVCGKVLSCRKSLKEHMQLHTDDKPYKCDVCDKVFSYRQSLKLHMRTHTGDKLYKCDVCGKGFSQNDAHKEHILVINLVEVIICGT from the exons ATGTCGGACAAGCAAAATACAGACATTTGTTTGACCCTTGATGTGACTACAGGTTTTATGATTGTCAAATTTGATGGAACAACAACTTCTGTGATTTCACCCCTTGAAGAGGTGGCTACAGTTGCAGATTGCATGATTGCAACCCTTGACGAGACTACAGGTTTCATGATTGCAACTCTTGACGAGACTACAGGTTTCATGATTGCAACCCTTGATGAAACAACAACTCCCGGTACTTTTCCCCTTGATGAAACAACAACTCCCGGCAATTCACCACTTGACGAGACCACAAAGTCCATGATATCACCTCTTGACAAGACTACCAGTCAATTAGTTCAAGAGGAAACGAAAGGAATGAGACAAAAATTACACGGGCACGTTATAACGAATACCGGAGAGAAACCTTATCTATGTAATGTATGTGGTGAAAGGTTTAAAGTAAAACAGACTTCCTATTATAGACACATAAAAACACACACTGAAGAAAAACCACATAAATGTAATGTATGCGGTGAAAGGTTTAATCAGCGTTCCTTTTATAGACATGTTAAAACACACACTGAAGAAAAACCCCATAAATGTAATGTATGCGGTGAAAGGTTTACACAGAGTTCTTTTTATAGACACGTAAAAGTACACACTGACGAAAAACTTTTTATATGTGATGTTTGTGGTGAAGGGTTTTTCACAAAACAAAAGTTACAAGGACATAATAGAATACACATTAATGAAAACTCTTTCAAATGTGAAATATGTTATAAAGGATTTAAGTCGAAGTATACTTTACAGGGACACATTAGAATACACACGGGTGATATACCTTTTAAATGTGAAATATGTTTCAAGGGATTTAACAATAAACAGGTTTTGAAGGCACACATAAGAACACACAATGGTGATAAACCTTTTGaatgtgatatatgtggtaaaaCGTTTGTCGTTAAAGGCAGGTTAAAGAACCACTCTAGAATACATACTGGTGAAAGACCTTTTAAGTGCAATAGGTGTGGTAAAGATTTTAGTGACAGAAGTGCCTTTAGTAGACATATGAAATTGCATACTGGAGATAAACCTCacaaatgtgatgtatgtggtcaAAGGTTTTTTAGAAATCAGCATTTACAAACACATAAGAGAAAACACACAGGTGATAGAccatataaatgtaatttatgtGGGAAAATGTTAAATCATAGTCAAAGCTTAACGTTACACATGAGAATACACACTGGtgataaaccttataaatgtgagGTATGTGGAAGAGGGTTTAGTCAGAGTGGTAACTTACAGAAACACATGATAACACATGCTAAAGATACaccttataaatgtgatgtgTGTGGTAAAGTGTTTAGGCATTGTCAAAGCTTAAAGggacacatgagaacacacacTGGACACGCAATGACTAGAaataaaccttataaatgtgatgtatgtggcAACATGTTTAGTTATCGTAAAAGCTTAAAGTTACACATGAGAACACACACTGGagataaaccttataaatgtgaggtatgtggtaaagggtttagtcagagTGGTAACTTACAGACACACATGAGAACACACACAGGagataaaccttataaatgtgaaGTATGTGGTAAAGTGCTAAGTTGTCGTAAAAGCTTAAAGGAACATATGCAATTACATACTGAtgataaaccttataaatgtgatgttTGCGATAAAGTGTTTAGTTATCGTCAAAGCTTAAAATTACACATGAGAACACACACTGGTGATAAACtttataaatgtgatgtatgtggtaaagggtttagtcagaaTG ACGCACATAAAGAACACATACTGGTGATAAACCTTGTAGAAGTGATTATATGCGGTACATAG
- the LOC139494848 gene encoding perlucin-like protein: protein MMLQMKFACLLFTFVRTIEIDEQYVEQCLNEKDEALVTSMRQTMLALNEQMQVLETSLKKKSTNGIRPVYCPSGWKHYSGHCYYFNGDNMSWTSAKTVCNNKGGHLVKIDDSSESLWIIEVMKGSGLKSTWIGANDISREGSWVWESDRSKLTFSNWNKNQPDNGYGAEDCAHIYMYSSNSYRWNDYPCSSRAGYICERV from the exons ATG ATGCTTCAGATGAAATTTGCTTGTTTACTTTTCACATTTGTTCGTACTATAGAGATAGATGAACAATACGTAGAACAGTGTCTCAATGAGAAAGACGAAGCTCTAGTAACGAGCATGAGACAGACGATGCTAGCATTGAATGAGCAGATGCAAGTTCTGGAAACAAGCTTAAAAA aaaagtctACAAATGGAATCCGTCCGGTATATTGTCCAAGTGGTTGGAAGCACTATAGCGGACACTGCTATTACTTCAATGGCGATAACATGTCTTGGACAAGCGCAAAG ACTGTGTGTAATAACAAGGGTGGTCACTTAGTTAAGATCGACGATTCGTCAGAAAGCCTTTGGATTATAGAAGTTATGAAAG GATCAGGATTAAAAAGTACATGGATTGGCGCAAACGATATATCAAGAGAAGGCAGCTGGGTGTGGGAATCAGACCGATCTAAATtgacattcagtaactggaacaAAAATCAGCCCGACAATGGTTATGGTGCAGAAGACTGTGCACACATATATATGTACAGTAGTAATTCTTACCGATGGAATGATTATCCGTGCTCGAGTCGCGCAGGATATATCTGTGAAAGg gtttAA